The Acidimicrobiales bacterium sequence GGTCCTCCGAGCGCTCGGCACGACCGGGTTCATCGGGCGCGCCGCCGTTCTCGCCATGGCCGGGTGGCTGCTCATCGACGCCGCACTGCGCCACTCCCCGGATCGGGCAGCCGGCATGGACCAGTCGCTGCGGACGCTCCTGGAAGCGCCTGCGGGCCCCACGCTGCTGACCGCCATCGGTCTCGCGATCGCCTGCGCCGGACTGTACGACGCCGTCACCTTTCGTCGTCAGCGTGTCGACTGACGTCTCGCCGACAAAGGACGTTTGAACCACCGGAGCCCCGGGTAAGCCCGATCCGTCACCGACAGCGATCGAAAGGAGCGTCCCATGGTCATCGGAGGAGGAGTTCTCGGAACGATTCTCATCATTCTTCTCATCGTGTGGCTCGCCCGCCGAGTCTGACGAGAACGAATACCCCAAGCCCCCAAACCCAACCCCCAACCCGGAGGAAGAAACAACATGAGTGGAGAAAAGGACAAGATCACCGGTCGCGTCAAGCAGGCCGCAGGCGACCTCACCGATGACGAGGAGCTCCAGGAAGAAGGTGAGCTCGACGAGCTCGCCGGCAAGGTCAAGGACGCCGTCGACGACGTGGGCGACAAGGTCCGCGGCGGCATCGACAAGCTCCGCAAGAAGTTCGACTGATCCCCCGGTCCCCGATGCCCGGCTCGACGTCACCGTCGGGTCGGGCATCGGTGTATCCGCACCACCTCCCAACAACGAAG is a genomic window containing:
- a CDS encoding CsbD family protein; the encoded protein is MSGEKDKITGRVKQAAGDLTDDEELQEEGELDELAGKVKDAVDDVGDKVRGGIDKLRKKFD